The DNA region TCAGAACCCATCAACACACAGGAGGGAGAACAACTCAACATTGCTCTCCCTCCCGTGGCGATCGACTGGATTCGTTTGGCGATCCCAGTTTTGAGACCCCGCCTATTTTTTCAGGTCTTTAGCCATGCTGCGGAACGCATCCAAGTTGCGATCGGCCTTGCGGCGTTCCAGGGTTTCGCCGGCCGTGCTGGCCGGAGCGCTGCTGGTGGGTTCCGCAGCCTTGGCCTTGGGTTTGGCTGGTTGTTCAACGGGCGTAGTTCCCTTGGGGAAAGTCTTGTGGACTTCCACTTCCTTGCGCATCCGTTCAATGTCTCCGAAGGTGCGAGCGCTGTCAAAATCCAAGAAAAAGTCCTGGGTTTCCTTTTGGCGAGCGGGTTGGGGCGCGGGTGCTTCTTCTTTTTTGTTGCCGCCGAACAGGCCACGAATGAATCCGGTCATGGTTGGATCTCGTTCTCTAAAGGTTTGGGCTGGAGTTGATGAGAAGTTTTAGACAAAACATTAATTTCTGTGAACCAATTATAAGGATTTATTCTTCAAGAAATTTGGGTATTCCCCAAAATTCCGTCAGGATTTCGGGACTGAAGGGGAAGTTCCGGTGTGCCTTTTAAAATTGGAGAGCGATCGCCCCGGCGAGTCGGCTGCAAAATTTGGGTCAAAACCTTTTATCAACCAGCTTAAATTTCAACCCAGATCCAAAAATCTCAACCCAGATCCAACCCAGGAGCCGAGGTTTGTCATCGAATTCGATCGATTGAGGCGAAAATGGCTGATTTTCCTGGCCTAACCGCCTCAAACAAGAGGCTTAAGCCCCTTGCTCCCTAGGATCTCGCCTTGCTTCCTGGGATCTCGCGACGGCAGGATCAGAGGCTCACGAATCCGAATCACAGCCCTCAATCCACGATCCCAATCCATCTTTGAATTCTCTGCCCTTCTTAGCACCATGCCTCCAGAGTCTCCCGAATCCACTTTGAATCCGTTGTCTCCTCCATTGGAGTTGCCCCCGCACCATGACTTGCCCCAACAGCCCCCTAAGCTTTCCCTGCCAGTGATGTTGCGCTTGGGCCTGTTTCAAATGGGCCTGGGCATGATGTCGGTGCTCACCTTGGGGCTGCTGAACCGGGTGATGGGCAATGAGTTGGCCATTCCCCTGGATGTGGCGGCGGGGGCGATCGCCCTACACCAGTTCATTGCGCCCGCCCGTGTTTGGTTTGGGCAACTGTCCGATGCCAAGCCCCTGTTCCGACTGCATCGATCGGGCTATGTCTGGCTGGGATCGATGGTTTTTGCTGTGCTCTCGTTTTTGATTGTGCAGGTGATGTGGCAATTGGGCGCGGCCGTGGCGCAGGCGGGCGGTTGGTCTTGGGAGGGAACCACGGGCCTCTGGACGATCGCCCTTGGGTTGCTGTTTGCGGGCTATGGCCTCTCCATCAGTGCTAGTTCCACGCCCTTTGCGGCTTTGTTGGTGGACGTGTCCGACGAAGATGATCGATCGCGCCTAGTGGGGGTGGTTTGGTCAATGCTGATGGTGGGGATCATCATCGGGGCCATCCTGACTTCGATTCTCCTGAAACGGGCCGAAGCGGCCAACAGCCTCGCCGCTTTGCAAGGGGCCTTGAACCAACTGTTCATCATCGTGCCCGCGACTGTGGTTGGGTTGGCCTTTGCGGCCACCTGGGGTGTGGAAAAACGGTTTTCGCGCTATGGCCTGCGATCGCACCTGGCGGAACGGGAAGACCAAATTACCCTCGGGCGGGCCCTGCGAATTTTGACCGCCAGTCGGCAAACGGGCATCTTTTTCGCATTCTTGCTAGCTATGACCCTGGGTCTATTTTTGCAAGAGGCCGTTCTCGAAAACTACGGCGGCGAAGTGTTCAACATGCCCCCTTCGTCCACCACGAGTTTGAATGCATTCTTTGGCACGGGAACCCTTTTGGGGTTGGTGGCCACGGGCTTTGGCCTGATTCCCCGGTTGGGCAAACAGCGCACCACAAAGCTTGGTTGTTTGCTGACGATCGCGGCGCTGGGGCTAATCATCTTGGCGGGATTTTCCAGCAATCCCAATCCCGGGGCGATCGGGGCTAATCCCACGGTTTTGCAAGCGGCCGTCGGCATTTTTGGCCTCACCTCGGGCATTGTCACCACTGGGGCCTTGACCCTGATGTTGGATCTAACGGCGGCGGAAACGGCCGGCACGTTCATTGGGGCTTGGGGTCTGGCTCAGGCCTTGGCCAAGGCCCTGTCTACCTGGTTGGGCGGCTTAATTTACCAACGGGTTGGGCTGGCGCTGTTTGGGCAACCGATCTATGGCTTCATTACGGTGTTTGCGGCGGAAGCGTTGATGATGGCGATCGCGATCGGGCTGTTGTGGTGGGTGAATGTGCGGGAGTTCAAAACCGATTCCCAACAGGCGATCGCCAACGTTTTGCAGGTGGAAATGGACTAAACCGCTTGCTGCTGATGGCTGCTGAGTCGTGGCTAAGTCGTGGCTAAGTCGCGGCTGAGTTATTGCCGAGTTACGGAATCATCAGCTCGGGTTGAGCAGGGTGGGCAATGTCCACCCGTCATCGATCGCCCAACGAGTCTGATCACCCCTGGAGAGAGGTGAATCATGGGGGCATCTTGAGCGAGATGCTCCCATGATTTTTGGGTAAGAAGTTCTTTGCAGCCTGATCAAAAGTAGTTAAAAATCAATACAAAAATCCATAACCCTGATAGTGTCAGCCAGAGCAAGTTCACGCAAATTAATGCGGTCTTTTGAAATTGAGAATCATCATCAATCAATAATCAAGGAGTAATTCAACAACCATCCATGGACTCATCACTGACAATTGGATGAAATCAGAGTCTTAACCCCTATGGCTCAACCCAATTTCAGAATTCTGGGGATGGGTCTTTAATTGATAGTTGATCAGGATTAATTCCTAAATTGCTGGTATTGCGATTTACAAAATTTATCTTTTTTTGTAAAAGTTCAGACAAAATCCAAAGAAGTCTTAAGACATTCTTGGGAGACAGTCATCCCGGGAACAATTCACGATAACTACATCTTAGGGGTGAATTTGTGGACGGAGGTTCCTACCAGCGATCGAGATCACACAGGATGGCGATCGATTATCGACCGTAATGGCGATCCGGCTAACTAGCGCTCCGTGACGAAGATTGTTCGAGAACGCCGCTTCGGTCACTGAGCATTCAGAGGAGCCTCACTACGATAGTTAGCATCAGGGCAGCTTCCCATCGATCCCTATTCCGGCCGCGCGCACTGGCGATCCAGGCTTAAAAACGAACCCATGCGGCGATAGATCGATAGCTATGCAGCAACTGGCGCATTGAGGGTGTTGGACTCGCTTGATTCATGCGCATCTTCGGAGCGGTAGAGACTATGACTGCTATGCCTATCAACTTTTTCGATTCAGATCAATTCTTTAGTAAATCGCCAATCGATTTGTCGCCTGAGTTGTCCAGTGGCCTGCTGGATGAGCAAGAAGACCACTCCGAAGAATCCCTTGATTCCGGAGACCAGGATTTTGATGAAACGACTCTGGAAAATGAGCTGAGTGGCTCAGGATTTGAGGTTGAAGATTTGGGCGTAGATGATTTGAGTGCTGAGGATTTGGGCACAGATGACCTCGGGGCCGATCGCCTTGAGGAAGAGGATGAGGACGTAAAGGCGGCCTTGGCCCAGGATGGCCGGCGCGATCGCCGCAGAACCACCGATCTCGTGCGCCTATATCTCCAAGAGATTGGGCGTGTGCGTTTGTTGGGCCGGGACGAGGAAGTGACCGAAGCCCAAAAGGTGCAGCGATATATGCAACTGTTGCGGCTGCGGGAAACGGCCGCCTGCCCCGAGGAACCGCAACTGGAACGGTTGGTGAACTTGGTGGCTGTGCGCGATCGCCTTTGCGCCACCCTGGGCCATCGCCCCTCGATCGAGCGTTGGGCCCGCGAAGCCGGTGTGACCGTGCCGGAACTGAAGACCGATTTAAACAAGGGCAAAAACCGCTGGGCCGCCGTCGCCCAACTGACCCTGGCGGAGTTGGAAGACATCCAAACCCAAGGCACGCGGGCCAAGGAGCGGATGATCAAGGCCAACCTGCGCTTGGTGGTGTCCGTGGCCAAGAAGTATCAAAACCGGGGTTTGGAACTGCTGGATTTGATTCAAGAAGGAACCCTGGGCCTGGAGCGGGCCGTTGAGAAGTTTGATCCCACCAAGGGTTATCGCTTCAGCACCTATGCCTATTGGTGGATTCGCCAAGGCATTACTCGGGCGATCGCCACCCAAAGCCGCACCATTCGGTTACCGGTGCATATCACCGAGAAGCTGAACAAAATCAAGAAGGCCCAACGGAAAATTTCCCAAGCCAAGGGCCGCACGGCCACCCTTGATGATGTGGCGGCTGAGTTGGATATGACCCCCGCCCAGGTGCGCGAGGTGTTGATGCGCGTGCCCCGGGCCGTTTCGCTGGAAACGAAGGTGGGCAAGGACAAGGACACCGAGTTGGGGGATCTGCTGGAGGCGGATAGCGCTTCGCCGGAAGAGAACCTGATGCGGGAGTCGTTGCAACGGGATTTGCAACAACTGCTGGCACAACTAACCAGCCGCGAGCGGGACGTGATTCAAATGCGGTTTGGCTTGGGTCACAGCAGCCCCTATTCCTTGGCGGAAATTGGGCGGGCGCTGGACTTGTCACGGGAACGGGTGCGGCAAATTGAGGCGAAGGCCTTGCAAAAACTGCGCCAACCGCGCCATCGCAACCAGGTACGGGATTATCTGGAAGCGTTGTCCTAGGGCAATGTCTGCGGGTTGGTGAGCGCTGCTGCCCATTGGGGCGTTGGCCCCTTGAGTCCATGAATCATTCAGTCAATGAGTAATAGAGGGGCGATCGATTAGTTCGATCGCCCCTCTATGATTTGTTGGATTTTTTGGGCTGATTTTTGCTGGTTGATTTTTGCTGGTTGGCTGATTGGCCGTTGCTCGGAAACTGAGTTTCGAGACAAGACCAAGGCGGGATGGGGCCGCGACCCGATCGCCCGATCGGGTTACCAGCTCGTCCAGTGGGCAAACAGGGAGAAGCGGCGAAGATTTTCAGGGCCGCCTTCGCTGGTGAAACTCAGGCGATCGAGGCGATCGAACAGGGGCCGCAGGGGCACTTCCACCAACCGGAACAGGGGGATCAAGCGGCGCACCACTGGGCGGGCAGCGGGCCAGCTCAGGGTAACGTTGCCATCGTTGGGGACAGGCAGGGTGGTGACAACGGATTGCCAGAGGTGATCGCCCAGGAGGGAGGCTGTTTCATCGCGCCCCGCTTGCACTGCTGCGGCCAAGGCGGGAACGGAGGTGGCTAAAATTTCGTAGTCTCCCACCGTGGCCCGGGCCCCTTGCACTTGGGTGCTGACTTGACCCGCATTGCGCCAACCCATTAGGCCGGCGCTGGACGGTGCGATCAGTTGCGTCCAAACGGTGGCTAGTTGGTCGCTGTCCAAGTTCAGGGTTCCGAGAGTCAGGCCCTGTTGTTTGGCCAGGGCATCAATTCGATCGAGTGCGGCGGCGGTTTCGGGAGTGCGGCGGGCCACAAAGACCCAATCGCCGGGAAATTCACCCAAGGCTCGTTCCGCTGCCCGATCGCCCACTTCCACAGGAATTAAGCCCAGGGCAAAATCTTCGGTGTTCCAGGCCAAAAGGTCGTTTTGCAAATTTAGCCCCGAATGGGTTGCCACCTGACTCAGCAGCGGGCCGATCGCCTGGGCGATGGGGCCGTCGCCCAAAATTTGCTGCCACTGTTGGGTGAGTTGTTGCAGGTTTGTGCCGCTGAGGGCAATGGTGGCGGTGCTGGGTAAATAGCGGGTGGCGGTGGCGGGTTCCGTGAGGGGAGATTCGGCCGCCACCAGGGTCAGGCCATCGGCCGCCACCCAAGCGGCCTCAGTGACCAAGCCCGATCGCTCGGCCTTCAGGGACAGGGTGGCGCTGTGGGCCGGCAGTGCGGCCAACCACTCGGCGGGTAACAGTGCTTTCGATCGGCGGCGGGTGGCGGTGGCGGGTTCTAGGAGTGCACCCAAGGCCGTGGGGTTCACGTAGGCGATCGCCAGTCGATCGGGCGGGAGCGCTGCCAATTCCCGTTGATAGTCCGGTTCTCGCAACAGGCTCAAGTCAGCCGCTTGGATGTTGTTGATGGCATCCCGCAGGACTTTGGGATCGTTGGCAGCCAGCACGAAGCGATCGGCCACCAGGGCCGTGGCCAAGTCCGTTTGGGTCGAAACTCGGCCGCCCTGGGCCAAGCGTTTGGCCCAACCGCGTGGAATCAGATCCAACGCTTCCCCATGAACGATTTTTACGCCCTTGTATTGCTCAAAAATCAGGTTAATGCCGTTCAGGGCTTGTTTTTGCCAGAACAGTTGCAAGAATTCCCGGGCCCGATCGGGATCGTTGGCGGCCGCCGCCAGCAAATAGCCCGGCTCCCGGCCATTGTTGGGATCGCGATCGATGTCCACGGTGGTCACCGCCAGGGTCACTTCATCCCCCAGCCAGGGCTGCACATCGCGATCGTAGGTTAGGCCGCTACGGGTGAGCCAGGCATCGCGGGCCTGTTGCCATTCGTGGCGGGCCGCCCTGCGCCGACCCAAGGGCGCGATCGCTTGGCGCAAGGCCTCCACGCGATCGGGATTCACCAACAACGAAACCATGGCCGGAGCCTGTTTGGGGATCATCACAGCGGCTTCGGGCTGAGCATTAGCCACACCGTCCAACAAGCCCAGGGGGCTGTGGGTGGCAATCCAAACAGCTCCGGCGGCCCCGGCCGCCACCAGCGAAATTGCGATCGCCGCCAAAATTGAAAAAAACGCGCGCCCCTTCATGCTTCTCGCTCGCCCTTTTTGGTGTTCGCTTGTGGCGGCCTCCCGCTTGGGTCGGGCTGCCTAGCCCGGCTCCATTATTCCATCTCGATCGCGGGCGGCCTGTGCAGATGCCTGTCTCGGTTGCAGTTAGCAACAAAATGTTGAAGTTGAGCCGTTGGGTGGCAAGGTTGCTGGGGCTGCTTCCCGATGATTTTCCCGGTTAGTTATTTTCCCAGCTAGTTATTTTTCTGGTGATCTGCCCGCTCAACGGTGACTCTTCAACATTGGCCGGCCTAGCGAATTTCCAGCCGATCGGGCCACCAAACATAGGTTGATCGGGGATCGTCATTCAAGAGCCACAACTGCGACGGTAACTGAGCCAGCGATCGCGCAATTAAGGGGGACTGACTCCAGCCCAACCGACTCCAGAGGGCTTGGCTCTTGTCCTCTAGCCAACTGAGGCCAAAGGGTTCCCGGCGCGGATATTCCGCCAACACCCAGTCTTTCCCCAGTTTGGCGGCCTTGGCGGCGGCGGCGATCGCCTGATCTAACCCCCCCAACTGATCGACTAAGCCCAAATCTGCTGCGGCTTTGCCCGACCAAATTCGCCCCTGGGCCAACTCTTCCACCTTGGCCCGATCGATCGATCGCGACTGGGCCACATGATCCAAAAATCGATCGTAAGTCCAGTCCACCGACGATTGCAGCAGGGCCAGCTCAGCGGGCGTTTTGCTGCGGGTCACGGAGCCAATGTTGGCAAAGGGAGCCGTGGTGACCGCATCCCAATTCACCCCATTGTT from Limnothrix sp. FACHB-406 includes:
- a CDS encoding BCD family MFS transporter; this encodes MPPESPESTLNPLSPPLELPPHHDLPQQPPKLSLPVMLRLGLFQMGLGMMSVLTLGLLNRVMGNELAIPLDVAAGAIALHQFIAPARVWFGQLSDAKPLFRLHRSGYVWLGSMVFAVLSFLIVQVMWQLGAAVAQAGGWSWEGTTGLWTIALGLLFAGYGLSISASSTPFAALLVDVSDEDDRSRLVGVVWSMLMVGIIIGAILTSILLKRAEAANSLAALQGALNQLFIIVPATVVGLAFAATWGVEKRFSRYGLRSHLAEREDQITLGRALRILTASRQTGIFFAFLLAMTLGLFLQEAVLENYGGEVFNMPPSSTTSLNAFFGTGTLLGLVATGFGLIPRLGKQRTTKLGCLLTIAALGLIILAGFSSNPNPGAIGANPTVLQAAVGIFGLTSGIVTTGALTLMLDLTAAETAGTFIGAWGLAQALAKALSTWLGGLIYQRVGLALFGQPIYGFITVFAAEALMMAIAIGLLWWVNVREFKTDSQQAIANVLQVEMD
- the sigC gene encoding RNA polymerase sigma factor SigC → MPINFFDSDQFFSKSPIDLSPELSSGLLDEQEDHSEESLDSGDQDFDETTLENELSGSGFEVEDLGVDDLSAEDLGTDDLGADRLEEEDEDVKAALAQDGRRDRRRTTDLVRLYLQEIGRVRLLGRDEEVTEAQKVQRYMQLLRLRETAACPEEPQLERLVNLVAVRDRLCATLGHRPSIERWAREAGVTVPELKTDLNKGKNRWAAVAQLTLAELEDIQTQGTRAKERMIKANLRLVVSVAKKYQNRGLELLDLIQEGTLGLERAVEKFDPTKGYRFSTYAYWWIRQGITRAIATQSRTIRLPVHITEKLNKIKKAQRKISQAKGRTATLDDVAAELDMTPAQVREVLMRVPRAVSLETKVGKDKDTELGDLLEADSASPEENLMRESLQRDLQQLLAQLTSRERDVIQMRFGLGHSSPYSLAEIGRALDLSRERVRQIEAKALQKLRQPRHRNQVRDYLEALS
- a CDS encoding DUF3352 domain-containing protein — its product is MKGRAFFSILAAIAISLVAAGAAGAVWIATHSPLGLLDGVANAQPEAAVMIPKQAPAMVSLLVNPDRVEALRQAIAPLGRRRAARHEWQQARDAWLTRSGLTYDRDVQPWLGDEVTLAVTTVDIDRDPNNGREPGYLLAAAANDPDRAREFLQLFWQKQALNGINLIFEQYKGVKIVHGEALDLIPRGWAKRLAQGGRVSTQTDLATALVADRFVLAANDPKVLRDAINNIQAADLSLLREPDYQRELAALPPDRLAIAYVNPTALGALLEPATATRRRSKALLPAEWLAALPAHSATLSLKAERSGLVTEAAWVAADGLTLVAAESPLTEPATATRYLPSTATIALSGTNLQQLTQQWQQILGDGPIAQAIGPLLSQVATHSGLNLQNDLLAWNTEDFALGLIPVEVGDRAAERALGEFPGDWVFVARRTPETAAALDRIDALAKQQGLTLGTLNLDSDQLATVWTQLIAPSSAGLMGWRNAGQVSTQVQGARATVGDYEILATSVPALAAAVQAGRDETASLLGDHLWQSVVTTLPVPNDGNVTLSWPAARPVVRRLIPLFRLVEVPLRPLFDRLDRLSFTSEGGPENLRRFSLFAHWTSW